Proteins encoded together in one Campylobacter peloridis LMG 23910 window:
- the ruvB gene encoding Holliday junction branch migration DNA helicase RuvB: protein MDRIVEIEKFSPDETYETSLRPSSFDGYIGQENIKKNLNIFIKAAKKRNECLDHILFSGPAGLGKTTLANIISYEMNANIKTTAAPMIEKSGDLAAILTNLSEGDILFIDEIHRLSPAIEEVLYPAMEDFRLDIIIGSGPAAQTIKIDLPKFTLIGATTRAGMLSNPLRDRFGMQFRLEFYKDEELAIILEKAAQKLNKICEKKASLEIAKRSRSTPRIALRLLKRVRDFADVNDEEIISEKRAKEALDSLGVNELGFDAMDLRYLELLTEAKRKPIGLSSIAAALSEDENTIEDVIEPYLLANGYIERTAKGRIASLKSFDVLKLKYNKGLFDEK from the coding sequence ATGGATAGAATCGTAGAGATTGAAAAATTCTCCCCTGATGAAACTTATGAAACAAGCCTAAGGCCTTCTAGTTTTGATGGCTACATAGGCCAAGAAAACATTAAAAAAAATCTTAACATTTTTATAAAAGCTGCCAAAAAAAGAAATGAGTGTTTAGATCATATACTTTTTAGTGGCCCTGCAGGCCTTGGCAAAACAACACTAGCAAATATCATCTCTTATGAAATGAATGCAAATATCAAAACCACAGCAGCCCCTATGATAGAAAAAAGCGGGGATTTAGCAGCGATTTTAACCAATCTTAGTGAAGGTGATATTTTATTTATCGATGAAATTCATCGCTTAAGCCCTGCTATAGAAGAAGTGCTTTATCCTGCTATGGAGGATTTTCGCCTTGATATTATCATAGGAAGTGGGCCTGCTGCACAAACGATAAAAATAGACTTACCCAAATTTACTTTAATTGGTGCTACCACAAGAGCAGGTATGCTAAGTAATCCTTTACGCGATCGCTTTGGTATGCAATTTCGCTTAGAATTTTATAAAGATGAAGAACTTGCTATCATTTTAGAAAAAGCCGCACAAAAGCTTAATAAAATTTGTGAAAAAAAAGCCTCTTTAGAAATAGCCAAACGCAGTCGTTCTACCCCAAGAATCGCACTAAGACTTTTAAAAAGAGTAAGGGATTTTGCTGATGTAAATGATGAAGAAATTATCAGTGAAAAAAGAGCCAAAGAAGCACTGGATTCTTTAGGGGTTAATGAACTTGGCTTTGATGCGATGGATTTGCGGTATTTAGAGCTTTTAACAGAAGCCAAAAGAAAACCTATAGGGCTTTCTAGCATAGCTGCAGCATTAAGTGAAGATGAAAACACCATAGAAGATGTTATAGAGCCTTATTTGCTAGCAAATGGCTACATAGAAAGAACAGCAAAAGGACGCATAGCAAGTTTAAAAAGCTTTGATGTGTTAAAGTTAAAATATAACAAAGGTTTATTTGATGAAAAATAG
- a CDS encoding AI-2E family transporter — protein sequence MKNSKFFLISFILIVLFWVLYLFKPFLMNIAIASLMAVSTSNINVKFLKIFKDKKVIAAAATTLFMLALFFIPFVYAIVELAKAAKNFDINYLHTTIEYFKNYSLHLPESLSFIEPKIKEALASIDLNSISKNILTYLSSATKFGTKFLTDMVLICVFYFFANLYGSQLISYLKTIIPMKKEETQSILSEVSNVMSVVFYSMVINAILQGVLFAIIVKFYGYDAILMGILFCFSSLIPVVGGALVYVPISLYEFANHNLSGALVIFAYSVIMISFIADTLVKPYIIKWINNKLVQIPTQINELLIFFAMIAGISSFGFWGIILGPAILTFFISTLKLYVILKEKHFV from the coding sequence ATGAAAAATAGCAAATTTTTTCTAATTAGTTTTATTTTGATTGTATTGTTTTGGGTTTTGTATTTATTTAAACCTTTTTTAATGAATATTGCTATAGCAAGCTTAATGGCTGTTTCAACTTCAAATATCAATGTAAAATTTCTTAAAATTTTTAAAGACAAAAAAGTTATTGCAGCTGCGGCAACGACTTTATTTATGCTTGCATTGTTTTTTATTCCTTTTGTGTATGCTATAGTAGAACTTGCCAAAGCAGCAAAGAATTTTGATATAAATTATCTTCATACTACTATAGAGTATTTTAAAAATTATTCTTTACACTTGCCAGAATCTTTAAGTTTTATTGAACCAAAAATCAAAGAGGCATTAGCAAGTATTGATTTAAATTCTATTTCTAAAAATATCTTAACTTATCTTTCAAGTGCAACTAAATTTGGAACTAAATTTTTAACTGATATGGTATTAATTTGTGTGTTTTATTTCTTTGCTAACCTCTATGGAAGCCAGCTTATAAGCTACCTTAAAACCATCATTCCTATGAAAAAAGAAGAAACACAAAGCATTTTAAGCGAGGTAAGTAATGTGATGTCTGTAGTGTTTTACTCTATGGTGATAAACGCTATCTTACAAGGAGTGCTTTTTGCTATTATTGTTAAATTTTATGGTTATGATGCGATTTTAATGGGGATATTATTTTGCTTTAGCTCTTTGATACCTGTAGTAGGCGGAGCTTTAGTTTATGTGCCTATTTCTTTATATGAATTTGCAAATCACAACCTTAGCGGAGCTTTAGTCATTTTTGCTTATAGTGTGATAATGATTTCATTTATAGCAGATACTTTAGTAAAACCTTATATCATTAAATGGATAAATAATAAACTCGTTCAAATTCCAACGCAAATTAATGAACTTTTGATTTTCTTTGCTATGATAGCTGGAATTTCAAGCTTTGGTTTTTGGGGGATTATACTTGGACCTGCAATTTTGACTTTTTTTATTTCTACTTTAAAATTATATGTGATTTTAAAAGAAAAACACTTTGTATAA